One genomic window of Legionella jordanis includes the following:
- a CDS encoding malate dehydrogenase, which yields MNKRVRVAITGAAGQIGYALLFRIASGQMFGPNTDIELHLLELEQALPSLEGVVMELEDCAFPLLKKVLYTSDLNQAMNGVNWALLVGSVPRKQGMERSDLLQINGGIFTKQGQAINDHAADDVRIFVVGNPCNTNCLIAMNHAKDVPNDRFYAMTTLDELRARSQLAKKAGVDITNVSQMTIWGNHSSTQYPDFYNAKINGYSAASVIDDEAWLKDTFVSTVQQRGAAILKARGASSAASAANAIITGVNHLVNDTPANESFSMCLSSEGQYGVDEGLIFSFPCRRAHGEIKVVEGLPFNEYSQSKFHATLEELRQERDTVKELGLI from the coding sequence ATGAATAAACGTGTTAGGGTTGCGATTACAGGTGCAGCAGGTCAAATTGGTTATGCGTTGCTGTTTAGAATAGCCTCAGGACAAATGTTTGGGCCAAATACCGACATCGAATTGCATCTGCTGGAGCTGGAACAGGCCTTACCCAGCCTCGAGGGTGTTGTCATGGAGTTGGAAGACTGTGCCTTTCCTCTCTTGAAAAAAGTGTTGTACACGTCTGACCTGAACCAAGCCATGAATGGGGTGAATTGGGCTTTACTAGTTGGCTCGGTACCTCGTAAACAAGGTATGGAACGTTCTGACTTATTGCAAATTAACGGGGGTATTTTCACCAAGCAAGGTCAAGCCATTAATGACCATGCTGCGGATGACGTCAGAATTTTTGTGGTAGGCAATCCTTGCAACACCAACTGTCTGATTGCCATGAACCATGCTAAAGATGTCCCTAATGACCGGTTTTATGCAATGACCACCCTTGATGAATTACGGGCTCGCAGCCAATTAGCAAAGAAGGCGGGAGTCGATATTACTAACGTCAGTCAAATGACCATCTGGGGTAACCACTCATCAACTCAATACCCGGATTTTTATAATGCCAAAATCAATGGCTACTCAGCAGCATCAGTCATCGATGATGAGGCCTGGTTGAAAGACACTTTCGTTTCCACAGTTCAGCAACGTGGGGCTGCCATTTTGAAAGCTCGTGGCGCTTCTTCAGCAGCGTCTGCCGCCAATGCCATCATCACTGGGGTTAATCACTTGGTGAACGACACTCCTGCAAATGAATCCTTCTCAATGTGCCTGAGTTCAGAGGGGCAATATGGTGTGGACGAAGGTTTAATATTCTCTTTCCCTTGTCGACGAGCCCATGGGGAAATCAAGGTGGTCGAAGGATTGCCTTTCAACGAATACAGCCAGTCTAAATTCCATGCTACCTTGGAAGAACTTCGTCAAGAGCGCGATACAGTTAAAGAGCTGGGTTTGATTTAA
- a CDS encoding copper-transporting P-type ATPase, translated as MKHNPPSHDHRTISEKHSCCSHQSSSVKNKTEVSGPVIYTCPMHPEVRQEKPGNCPICGMALEPQTIPIESDNSEYMDMLRRFWLALCLTLPVMILAMIEHALSSYWQARVSSWLQLILSTPVVLWCGWPFFERAWQSITNRHLNMFSLIVMGTGVAWIYSVIASVFPQLFPSLFFNNAGVVPVYFEAAAVITTLVLLGQVLELKAREKTGGAIRALLRLAPETAHRLDDNQQESDISLDEIQVGDRLRIRPAEKIPVDGEILEGSSHVDESMITGEPIPVSKRAGAQVIGGTLNQTGSFIMTATHVGRDSMLQRIIQMVSEAQRSRAPIQRLADSISSWFVPAVILVAILAFFTWFFIGPVPSFSYALIAAVSVLIIACPCALGLATPMSVMVGIGKGAGNGVLIKNAEALERFEKVDTLIVDKTGTLTEGHPKLTQVISLDRPKDELLRLAAALENHSEHPLGRAVVSAAREKKLNFPPVSDFNAPTGKGVQGIINEQFIAIGNARLMQEEGILIDELQTQANELRSHGASVMFVAINKSLAGLLVIEDPIKPTTPAAIKALQQDGVEVIMLTGDNQKTAEAVAAQLAIDQVIAEILPADKSRIVSEFQHKKRIVAMAGDGVNDAPALAKADIGIAMATGTDVAIESAGITLLHGDLQGIVKARHLSKATMKNIRQNLFFAFIYNLLGVPIAAGALYPLFGLLLNPMIAAAAMSLSSVSVIFNALRLRWLKLN; from the coding sequence ATGAAACATAACCCTCCTTCTCATGATCATAGAACAATCTCTGAAAAACACAGTTGCTGCAGTCATCAGTCAAGCTCAGTGAAAAACAAAACAGAGGTCAGTGGCCCTGTCATTTACACTTGCCCCATGCACCCAGAGGTCCGCCAAGAAAAGCCTGGTAATTGCCCCATATGCGGCATGGCGCTTGAGCCGCAAACAATTCCCATTGAATCAGACAATTCAGAATACATGGACATGCTGCGGCGATTTTGGCTGGCCTTGTGCCTAACTCTTCCGGTAATGATTTTGGCTATGATTGAACATGCCCTAAGCAGTTACTGGCAAGCCAGAGTCTCTTCCTGGTTACAGCTCATTTTATCGACCCCTGTTGTGTTGTGGTGTGGCTGGCCTTTTTTTGAAAGGGCATGGCAATCAATAACAAATCGCCATTTAAATATGTTTAGCTTAATCGTTATGGGTACGGGTGTTGCCTGGATATACAGCGTAATCGCCAGTGTATTTCCTCAGCTGTTTCCCTCATTGTTTTTTAATAACGCCGGTGTGGTTCCTGTCTATTTTGAGGCGGCAGCTGTGATAACCACATTGGTTTTGTTGGGACAAGTACTTGAGCTTAAAGCCAGAGAAAAAACTGGGGGCGCGATTAGGGCTTTACTGCGCTTAGCCCCCGAAACAGCCCACCGACTGGACGATAATCAGCAAGAAAGCGACATTTCTCTGGATGAAATTCAGGTGGGTGACCGCCTTCGCATTCGTCCAGCAGAAAAAATACCTGTTGATGGTGAAATCCTTGAAGGCTCAAGCCATGTCGATGAATCCATGATCACCGGAGAACCTATACCCGTCAGCAAACGAGCAGGAGCACAGGTCATTGGAGGTACTTTAAATCAAACGGGTAGCTTTATTATGACAGCTACCCATGTGGGCCGCGACAGCATGCTACAACGCATAATACAGATGGTCAGCGAGGCTCAACGAAGTCGAGCCCCCATTCAGCGTTTGGCAGACAGCATATCTTCATGGTTCGTTCCTGCAGTAATCCTTGTGGCCATTTTGGCTTTTTTCACCTGGTTTTTCATTGGTCCCGTGCCGTCTTTTAGTTATGCCTTAATTGCTGCAGTTTCAGTATTGATCATTGCCTGTCCCTGTGCCTTGGGTTTAGCAACCCCCATGTCCGTTATGGTGGGTATTGGTAAAGGAGCCGGCAATGGCGTATTGATTAAAAATGCAGAAGCACTAGAGCGCTTTGAAAAGGTCGACACTTTAATTGTAGATAAAACAGGAACTTTAACTGAAGGGCACCCGAAATTAACCCAGGTGATTAGCTTAGATCGTCCCAAAGACGAATTGCTGCGGTTGGCCGCTGCTCTTGAGAATCATAGTGAACATCCTCTAGGAAGAGCTGTCGTATCGGCGGCCAGGGAAAAAAAGCTGAATTTTCCTCCAGTAAGTGATTTCAATGCCCCTACAGGTAAAGGAGTCCAGGGGATTATCAATGAGCAATTTATTGCAATTGGCAATGCCCGATTAATGCAGGAAGAAGGCATTCTCATCGATGAATTGCAAACCCAAGCCAATGAATTACGAAGCCATGGTGCTTCGGTGATGTTTGTTGCCATTAACAAGTCCTTAGCTGGGTTGCTAGTAATTGAAGACCCCATCAAACCCACTACCCCTGCGGCCATTAAAGCGTTGCAGCAGGATGGAGTGGAAGTCATTATGCTAACGGGAGACAACCAGAAAACCGCTGAAGCTGTAGCTGCACAATTGGCCATTGACCAGGTTATTGCCGAGATTTTACCTGCTGACAAAAGCCGCATCGTCAGTGAGTTTCAACATAAAAAAAGAATTGTGGCAATGGCCGGTGACGGAGTGAATGATGCTCCCGCATTGGCAAAGGCGGATATTGGCATTGCCATGGCCACAGGTACTGATGTGGCCATAGAAAGCGCCGGCATTACCTTGCTCCATGGTGATCTACAAGGAATAGTCAAGGCACGTCATTTATCAAAAGCCACCATGAAAAACATCCGGCAAAACCTCTTTTTTGCCTTTATCTACAATTTGCTGGGGGTTCCCATTGCTGCTGGCGCTTTATATCCCCTGTTTGGGCTATTACTAAATCCTATGATTGCGGCTGCGGCCATGTCTTTAAGCTCCGTTTCGGTGATTTTTAATGCCTTAAGACTTCGCTGGCTTAAATTAAACTGA
- a CDS encoding CBS domain-containing protein, producing MILKTYELKEVYYCASPDENFEITLDSPALQIFTDFKKHEPLGIEESTNVVEAEDMMKKTHVKLNLVFNENEFVGTLAYSDLIGEKMMSLSHHTPRNQITVGDVMTRKNQLKAIRFSDLKRARVRDVVETLKNEGKQHFLVLDDTSGSIRGVISSSDIARRLHVPLDINKVSTFMDIYKALNYDRF from the coding sequence ATGATTCTAAAAACCTATGAATTAAAAGAGGTTTATTACTGTGCAAGCCCCGATGAAAATTTTGAAATCACTCTGGATTCACCTGCTTTGCAAATCTTTACTGATTTTAAAAAACATGAGCCATTGGGAATTGAAGAGTCCACCAATGTAGTTGAGGCCGAGGACATGATGAAGAAAACGCATGTTAAATTAAACCTGGTGTTTAATGAAAATGAGTTTGTGGGAACTTTGGCATACTCCGACTTGATTGGCGAAAAAATGATGTCTCTTTCTCATCATACACCACGTAATCAAATTACCGTTGGCGATGTGATGACGCGCAAAAACCAGCTAAAAGCCATTAGATTCAGCGATTTGAAAAGAGCGAGAGTTCGCGATGTGGTGGAAACGCTTAAAAACGAAGGAAAGCAACACTTTCTGGTTCTTGATGACACGAGTGGCAGCATTCGGGGCGTAATTTCCTCAAGTGATATTGCTCGCAGGCTCCATGTGCCTTTAGACATTAACAAAGTATCAACCTTTATGGATATTTATAAAGCGCTAAATTATGATCGTTTCTAA
- the purH gene encoding bifunctional phosphoribosylaminoimidazolecarboxamide formyltransferase/IMP cyclohydrolase, with the protein MTAQPFIEFTPKRALLSVSDKQGIVKLAKRLHQHGVELVATGNTAAHLKKHKLPVTDVISCTNFPELLNGRVKTLHPAIHAGLLARGPEDNAILAEYGIKRFDLLIVNLYPFEQTIRDQDCHFATAIEHIDIGGPTMLRSAAKNHAFVYPIVSPEDYPALQDYLNMKKVPANWSFHLAKKAFAHTAAYDAAINNYLGTLNEEKHPVNFPSILTCQFIQQSELRYGENPHQLAIFYKDRNPPANSLASAKILQGKPLSYNNLLDADAAFDCIRSFPSITPACVIVKHGNPCGIALGNNLANAYLRAHEADPISSFGGVLAFNQSINKETAELILEKQFAEVIIAPEIDEEAQNIFAKKPALRVLVSGTWAKDSEPRLDMRSIHGGLLVQEHDDLTFINDKLQYVTDKKPSEQELQDLIFAWLAVKHVKSNAIVLAKNGSTIGIGAGQTSRIMSTRIAIWQAQEAGFSTVGAVMASDAFIPFSDNIDMAAQAGVSAIIQPGGSIRDKESIDAANKAGIAMLFTGYRHFRH; encoded by the coding sequence ATGACTGCTCAGCCATTTATAGAATTTACCCCTAAAAGAGCCTTGCTTAGTGTGTCCGATAAACAAGGCATTGTTAAACTCGCCAAACGCTTACACCAACACGGTGTCGAATTGGTAGCAACGGGGAATACAGCAGCTCATCTGAAAAAGCATAAACTCCCTGTTACAGACGTCATTTCTTGCACAAATTTTCCGGAGCTGCTCAATGGCCGCGTCAAGACCTTGCATCCAGCGATTCATGCGGGCTTACTTGCCCGGGGCCCGGAAGACAATGCCATTCTTGCTGAGTACGGCATTAAACGTTTTGATTTATTAATTGTAAATTTATATCCCTTTGAACAAACCATTCGCGACCAGGATTGCCATTTTGCAACCGCCATCGAACACATCGACATTGGTGGGCCGACCATGCTTCGTTCTGCGGCTAAGAACCATGCTTTTGTTTATCCCATTGTCAGCCCTGAGGATTATCCTGCGCTGCAAGACTATTTGAACATGAAAAAAGTGCCAGCCAATTGGAGCTTTCATTTGGCTAAAAAAGCGTTTGCACATACAGCTGCCTATGATGCAGCCATTAACAATTATTTAGGGACTTTGAATGAGGAAAAGCATCCCGTCAATTTTCCCTCCATTCTCACCTGCCAATTCATTCAGCAATCTGAATTACGGTACGGCGAAAATCCGCATCAATTGGCTATTTTTTATAAGGACAGAAATCCCCCAGCCAATTCCTTGGCCTCAGCAAAAATCCTGCAAGGAAAGCCACTGTCCTACAATAACTTGCTGGACGCTGACGCAGCTTTTGACTGCATTCGCTCCTTCCCATCCATAACCCCGGCCTGCGTCATTGTGAAGCATGGAAATCCTTGCGGCATAGCCCTGGGAAATAATTTGGCCAATGCTTATTTACGGGCTCACGAGGCGGATCCCATTTCCAGTTTTGGGGGTGTCTTGGCCTTCAATCAATCTATAAATAAGGAAACAGCTGAACTGATTTTGGAGAAACAATTTGCCGAAGTCATTATTGCTCCTGAAATTGACGAGGAAGCACAGAACATTTTTGCTAAAAAACCGGCCTTAAGAGTTTTGGTGAGTGGCACATGGGCCAAGGACTCTGAACCTCGCCTGGATATGCGAAGCATTCATGGGGGGCTCCTGGTGCAAGAACATGACGATCTCACCTTTATCAATGACAAACTGCAGTATGTCACCGATAAAAAACCCTCAGAACAAGAGTTGCAAGATCTCATCTTTGCTTGGCTTGCCGTTAAACACGTTAAATCCAATGCAATTGTTTTGGCCAAAAATGGCAGTACAATTGGTATTGGGGCAGGACAAACAAGCCGAATTATGAGCACTCGCATCGCAATTTGGCAAGCTCAGGAAGCAGGATTTAGCACGGTTGGGGCTGTTATGGCTTCAGATGCTTTCATTCCTTTTAGCGACAACATTGATATGGCTGCACAAGCTGGTGTTTCTGCAATCATTCAACCCGGTGGTTCTATCCGGGATAAAGAGAGCATTGATGCCGCCAATAAGGCGGGAATTGCGATGCTGTTTACCGGCTATCGGCACTTTAGACACTGA
- the prmA gene encoding 50S ribosomal protein L11 methyltransferase — translation MWYQVQVDNSQREEVENLSEALEETGALSVTFTDKHDDPVLEPEPGTTPLWPEIIIHALYNEKEAATKAMDALAKQYPHLQLSLEVFADQDWERAWMDDFKPQRFGHRLWICPSWTESPDPDAVNLILDPGLAFGTGTHPTTSLCLNWLDQAELNHKVIIDYGCGSGILALAALKLGASEAYAVDIDEQALQATRNNALTNQIAPEKLHVHFPDELNIQADLLIANILLTPLISLKDRFRELVNKDGLLVVSGILADQETVLTEHYQDDFKLQLIKNMHGWSLLVFSRC, via the coding sequence GTGTGGTATCAGGTCCAAGTGGATAATTCCCAGCGAGAAGAAGTCGAAAATTTAAGTGAAGCACTGGAAGAAACCGGTGCTTTATCCGTTACGTTTACGGACAAACACGATGATCCTGTTTTGGAGCCTGAGCCTGGAACCACTCCGCTTTGGCCGGAAATCATCATTCATGCTCTTTATAATGAAAAAGAGGCAGCCACAAAAGCCATGGATGCCCTGGCAAAGCAATACCCTCATTTACAACTTAGTCTTGAAGTCTTTGCCGATCAAGATTGGGAGCGCGCCTGGATGGATGATTTCAAGCCACAACGCTTTGGCCATCGACTGTGGATTTGCCCTTCCTGGACTGAATCTCCTGATCCTGACGCGGTTAATTTAATTCTTGATCCTGGCTTAGCCTTTGGCACCGGGACTCATCCCACCACTTCCCTGTGTTTAAACTGGCTTGATCAAGCGGAACTTAATCATAAAGTGATCATTGATTATGGCTGTGGCTCGGGCATTCTTGCCTTAGCCGCGCTAAAACTTGGCGCTTCAGAAGCTTATGCGGTCGATATCGACGAACAAGCTTTGCAAGCGACCAGAAATAATGCTTTGACCAATCAGATTGCCCCCGAAAAATTGCATGTGCACTTTCCGGATGAGTTGAATATCCAAGCGGATTTATTGATTGCCAATATTTTACTGACCCCTCTTATAAGCCTTAAGGACCGTTTCAGGGAATTAGTAAATAAAGACGGCCTTTTGGTGGTTTCCGGTATCCTGGCGGATCAGGAAACGGTACTCACTGAACACTACCAAGATGATTTTAAGCTGCAACTGATAAAAAATATGCACGGTTGGTCATTACTTGTTTTCAGCCGCTGCTAA
- the accC gene encoding acetyl-CoA carboxylase biotin carboxylase subunit — translation MLSKIVIANRGEIALRILRACKELGIQTVAVHSDVDKDLLHVRLADETVCIGPANSQKSYLNIPAIISAAEITDAVAIHPGYGFLSENADFADIVEQSGFRFIGPRADTIRLMGDKVSAIAAMKKAGVPCVPGSDGPLTDDDDRNLELGRQIGYPVIIKAAGGGGGRGMRVVHSEANLLNAIALTRSEAKAAFNNSMVYMEKFLENPRHIEFQVLGDGNGNAIHLGERDCSMQRRHQKVVEEAPAPGISEELRQNIGESVIKACRDLKYRGAGTFEFLYQDGCFYFIEMNTRIQVEHPVTEMITGIDIVKEQIKIASEMPFTLKQEDIQFRGHAIECRINAEDARTFMPSPGTIRLLHQPGGPGIRFDSHIYSSYTVPPNYDSMIGKLISYGENRAEALARMRNALDEIIIEGIKTNIELHQRIMRDNAFKQGGTNIHYLEKMLKE, via the coding sequence ATGCTCAGTAAAATTGTAATCGCCAATCGTGGTGAGATTGCTCTTCGCATTTTACGTGCCTGCAAAGAGCTTGGCATTCAAACGGTAGCCGTACATTCTGATGTGGACAAAGATTTGCTACACGTTCGGCTGGCTGATGAAACCGTCTGTATAGGCCCTGCCAATTCTCAGAAAAGTTACTTAAACATACCGGCCATTATTTCGGCAGCGGAAATCACTGATGCGGTGGCCATTCATCCTGGCTACGGCTTCCTGTCCGAAAATGCCGACTTTGCCGATATTGTTGAGCAAAGTGGTTTTCGTTTTATTGGCCCACGTGCCGACACCATTCGCCTGATGGGAGATAAAGTGTCTGCGATTGCTGCCATGAAAAAGGCAGGTGTTCCATGCGTTCCTGGCTCAGATGGGCCATTGACTGACGATGATGACCGCAATCTCGAATTGGGACGCCAAATTGGCTATCCCGTAATCATTAAAGCAGCCGGTGGCGGTGGTGGACGAGGCATGCGCGTCGTGCACTCTGAAGCGAATTTGCTAAATGCCATTGCCTTAACACGCAGTGAAGCGAAAGCAGCCTTTAATAATTCAATGGTGTACATGGAAAAATTCTTAGAAAATCCGCGTCACATTGAATTTCAGGTATTGGGGGATGGTAACGGCAATGCCATTCATTTAGGTGAACGGGATTGCTCCATGCAACGACGGCATCAGAAAGTGGTTGAGGAAGCACCCGCGCCTGGCATCAGTGAAGAATTACGTCAAAACATTGGCGAATCCGTTATTAAAGCTTGTCGCGATTTAAAATATCGTGGCGCAGGAACCTTTGAGTTTTTGTATCAGGATGGCTGTTTTTATTTCATCGAGATGAATACCCGCATTCAGGTTGAGCATCCGGTAACTGAAATGATCACAGGTATTGATATTGTTAAAGAACAAATCAAAATTGCCAGCGAAATGCCCTTCACTTTAAAACAGGAAGACATTCAATTTCGGGGTCATGCCATTGAATGCCGTATCAATGCAGAAGATGCAAGAACCTTTATGCCTTCTCCAGGAACAATTCGCTTGCTTCATCAACCAGGTGGTCCTGGCATTCGCTTTGATTCGCATATTTACAGCAGCTATACGGTACCGCCCAATTATGACTCCATGATTGGTAAGCTCATTAGTTATGGTGAAAATCGTGCAGAGGCTCTCGCTCGCATGCGCAATGCCCTTGACGAAATCATCATAGAAGGAATTAAAACCAACATTGAGTTGCATCAGCGGATCATGCGTGATAATGCGTTTAAGCAAGGTGGAACAAACATCCATTATTTAGAAAAAATGTTGAAGGAATAA
- the accB gene encoding acetyl-CoA carboxylase biotin carboxyl carrier protein, with translation MDIRKIKKLIELLEETGISEIEIKEGEESVRLSRHNYTGLEQAAQVRYVPQAPAMAPQAAPVAPPAAANESKGAAPVSKGHKIRSPMVGTMYTSPSPDAAPFVTVGQAVKAGDTLCIVEAMKMFNEIEADRAGRIAEILVANGEPVEYDQPLFIIEE, from the coding sequence ATGGATATTCGCAAGATTAAAAAATTAATTGAACTGTTAGAGGAAACGGGCATCTCCGAGATCGAAATTAAAGAGGGTGAAGAGTCCGTACGTTTAAGCCGTCACAATTACACAGGTCTGGAGCAAGCCGCCCAGGTGCGCTATGTGCCCCAAGCCCCTGCGATGGCGCCTCAAGCGGCTCCAGTGGCCCCCCCTGCAGCAGCCAATGAAAGCAAGGGAGCAGCACCGGTCAGCAAAGGCCACAAGATCCGCTCTCCCATGGTAGGAACCATGTACACATCACCCTCTCCCGATGCCGCACCCTTTGTAACAGTAGGACAAGCGGTTAAAGCCGGTGATACCCTCTGCATCGTTGAAGCCATGAAAATGTTTAATGAAATTGAGGCGGATCGTGCCGGTAGAATCGCTGAGATTCTGGTTGCAAACGGCGAACCGGTTGAGTATGACCAACCCCTGTTCATCATTGAAGAATAA
- the aroQ gene encoding type II 3-dehydroquinate dehydratase, producing the protein MKKILVLHGPNLNRLGLREPELYGSTTLDELNQSLVQQAKAAGYALTAKQSNSEADLIELIHQAADDNIHYLIINPAAFTHSSIALRDALLAAHLPFIEVHISNIYARETFRHHSYFSDIAKGVISGLGVKGYFLALQAIIDELN; encoded by the coding sequence ATGAAGAAAATACTTGTTCTCCATGGCCCAAATTTGAATCGCCTCGGTCTGCGCGAGCCTGAGCTGTATGGTTCCACTACTTTAGACGAACTAAATCAGTCATTGGTGCAGCAAGCCAAAGCGGCCGGTTATGCCTTAACTGCGAAACAAAGTAATAGTGAAGCAGATTTAATTGAATTAATTCATCAGGCCGCAGACGATAACATTCATTATTTAATCATAAATCCTGCGGCATTTACTCACAGCAGCATTGCTCTGCGTGATGCTTTATTAGCTGCGCACCTTCCCTTTATTGAAGTGCACATCAGCAACATTTATGCGCGGGAAACCTTTCGCCACCACTCTTATTTTTCAGACATTGCCAAGGGTGTGATTAGCGGATTAGGGGTTAAAGGATATTTTCTGGCCTTACAAGCCATTATTGATGAACTAAATTAA
- a CDS encoding elongation factor P hydroxylase produces the protein MHDYRDLISIFNDCFSKTFNTQLLKGEDEPIYLPADDHRPFHAIYFAHGFFSSALHECAHWLIAGQERRQKIDYGYWYEPDGRNAKQQELFQRVEAKPQALEWILSVAAGYRFRISIDNLNGPALDTDAFRKNIYREVKNYCQQGLPERARMFRAALCDFYGNSQELAIEYFKIEDL, from the coding sequence ATACATGACTATAGGGACTTGATTAGCATTTTTAATGATTGTTTTTCTAAAACCTTTAACACGCAATTGTTGAAAGGAGAGGATGAGCCCATCTATCTTCCAGCGGATGATCATCGTCCGTTTCATGCCATTTACTTTGCTCATGGTTTTTTCAGCAGTGCTTTGCATGAATGCGCACACTGGTTGATAGCCGGTCAGGAGCGACGGCAAAAAATTGATTATGGCTATTGGTATGAACCAGACGGAAGAAATGCCAAACAGCAAGAACTATTTCAACGGGTGGAGGCAAAACCTCAGGCGTTGGAGTGGATTCTTTCTGTCGCAGCAGGTTATCGCTTCAGGATAAGTATAGATAATCTCAATGGCCCCGCTCTGGACACGGATGCTTTTAGAAAAAATATTTACCGTGAGGTCAAGAACTACTGTCAACAAGGATTGCCTGAGCGCGCCAGAATGTTTCGGGCGGCTTTGTGTGATTTTTATGGTAATTCGCAGGAATTAGCGATTGAGTATTTTAAAATTGAGGATCTCTGA